One genomic window of Corynebacterium massiliense DSM 45435 includes the following:
- a CDS encoding Ku protein: MRAIWNGSISFGLVNVPVKLYGATEDHDISFRQVHDKDGGRIHYERRCEACGEKVEFKHIQKAYDDGDDTVVVTDKDFDSLPEAEKDEIEVVQFVPSDQVDPIMLSQSYFVRPADKSPKSYLLLRKTLEETDRTAIVKFALRQKTRLGALHVRDDVLVLQAMLWADEVRAADFKETKSKAKVSDKELELSSALVEQYSSDFTPEEFEDDYQKELRELVEHKLEEGETIDAKDSDTSASDADTDSEADDDDDAEVVDLMEALQNSLKKKGGKKSSSSSESKKDDDGEDSDDGNDSGSSSKKSSKKSSSSKSSSKSSSKSKSKSKSGSKSSSKSKSKKKSA; this comes from the coding sequence ATGCGCGCGATTTGGAATGGATCCATCAGTTTCGGACTCGTCAACGTACCGGTCAAGCTCTACGGGGCCACCGAAGACCACGACATCTCTTTCCGCCAGGTGCACGACAAGGACGGCGGCCGCATCCACTACGAACGGCGCTGCGAGGCCTGCGGCGAGAAGGTGGAGTTTAAGCACATCCAGAAGGCCTACGACGACGGCGACGACACCGTCGTGGTTACCGACAAGGACTTCGACTCCCTGCCCGAGGCAGAAAAGGACGAAATCGAGGTCGTCCAGTTCGTCCCCTCGGACCAGGTCGACCCCATCATGCTGTCCCAGAGCTACTTCGTGCGGCCGGCCGACAAGTCCCCGAAGTCCTACCTGCTGCTGCGCAAGACGCTGGAGGAAACGGACCGGACGGCCATCGTCAAGTTTGCGCTGCGGCAAAAGACCCGGCTGGGTGCCCTGCACGTGCGTGACGATGTCCTCGTGCTCCAAGCCATGCTCTGGGCCGATGAGGTACGCGCTGCCGACTTCAAGGAAACGAAATCAAAGGCGAAGGTCAGCGACAAAGAGCTCGAGCTGTCCTCCGCGCTTGTCGAGCAGTACTCCTCCGATTTCACCCCCGAGGAGTTCGAAGACGACTACCAGAAGGAGTTGCGCGAGCTCGTCGAGCACAAGCTCGAGGAGGGCGAGACCATCGACGCCAAGGATTCGGATACCTCTGCCAGCGACGCGGACACCGACTCGGAAGCGGACGACGACGATGACGCAGAGGTCGTAGACCTCATGGAGGCGTTGCAGAACTCGCTGAAGAAGAAGGGCGGGAAGAAATCGTCCTCGAGTTCGGAGTCGAAGAAGGACGACGACGGCGAGGATAGCGACGACGGCAACGACAGCGGGTCGTCGTCGAAAAAGTCCTCTAAGAAGTCGTCGAGCTCGAAGTCCAGCTCGAAGTCCAGCTCCAAGTCGAAGTCGAAGTCCAAGTCGGGCTCGAAGTCCAGCTCCAAGTCGAAGTCGAAGAAGAAATCGGCCTAG